A single genomic interval of Streptomyces graminofaciens harbors:
- a CDS encoding RelA/SpoT family protein — protein sequence MADEAQHLTAAKPDSASGPAVEPAQNATNPTSAATSAKGSVEHAQSAPADRATEPSRPKPTPPESPAPAPTPTPAPPARSGSSNRVRARLARLGVQRSNPYNPVLEPLLRIVRSNDAKIETSTLRQIEKAYQVAERWHRGQKRKSGDPYITHPLAVTTILAELGMDPATLMAGLLHDTVEDTEYGLDQLRRDFGDSVALLVDGVTKLDKVKFGEAAQAETVRKMVVAMAKDPRVLVIKLADRLHNMRTMRYLKREKQEKKARETLEIYAPLAHRLGMNTIKWELEDLAFAILYPKMYDEIVRLVAERAPKRDEYLAIVTDEVQQDLRAARIKATVTGRPKHYYSVYQKMIVRGRDFAEIYDLVGIRVLVDTVRDCYAALGTVHARWNPVPGRFKDYIAMPKFNMYQSLHTTVIGPNGKPVELQIRTFDMHRRAEYGIAAHWKYKQEAVAGASKVRSDQPRTTGKDDHLNDMAWLRQLLDWQKETEDPGEFLESLRFDLSRNEVFVFTPKGDVIALPASATPVDFAYAVHTEVGHRTIGARVNGRLVPLESTLDNGDLVEVFTSKAVGAGPSRDWLGFVKSPRARNKIRAWFSKERRDEAIEHGKDAIVRAMRKQNLPIQRILTGDSLVTLAHEMRYPDISALYAAIGEGHVSAQSVVQKLVQALGGEEAATEEIDEVVPPTRSRKRRGSNDPGVVVKGVDDVWVKLARCCTPVPGDPIIGFVTRGSGVSVHRNDCVNVESLSREPERILEVEWAPTQSSVFLVAIQVEALDRSRLLSDVTRVLSDQHVNILSAAVQTSRDRVATSRFTFEMGDPKHLGHVLKAVRGVEGVYDVYRVTSARRP from the coding sequence TTGGCAGACGAGGCCCAGCACCTGACCGCCGCCAAGCCCGATTCCGCCTCGGGCCCCGCGGTGGAGCCCGCGCAGAACGCGACGAACCCCACGAGCGCCGCGACCTCCGCGAAGGGCTCGGTCGAGCACGCCCAGTCCGCGCCCGCCGACCGTGCCACCGAGCCGTCGCGCCCCAAGCCGACCCCGCCCGAGAGCCCGGCACCGGCCCCCACCCCCACCCCCGCGCCCCCGGCCCGCTCCGGCTCCTCCAACCGCGTCCGCGCCCGCCTCGCCCGGCTCGGAGTCCAGCGGTCCAACCCGTACAACCCGGTTCTCGAGCCGCTGCTGCGGATCGTGCGCAGCAATGACGCGAAGATCGAGACGTCGACGCTCCGCCAGATCGAGAAGGCCTACCAGGTCGCCGAGCGCTGGCACCGCGGCCAGAAGCGCAAGAGCGGCGACCCGTACATCACGCACCCCCTCGCCGTCACCACCATCCTCGCCGAGCTGGGCATGGACCCGGCGACGCTGATGGCCGGCCTGCTGCACGACACGGTCGAGGACACCGAGTACGGCCTCGACCAGCTCCGCCGCGACTTCGGCGATTCGGTCGCCCTCCTCGTCGACGGTGTCACCAAGCTCGACAAGGTCAAGTTCGGCGAGGCCGCCCAGGCCGAGACCGTGCGCAAGATGGTCGTCGCCATGGCCAAGGACCCCCGCGTCCTGGTCATCAAGCTCGCCGACCGCCTGCACAACATGCGCACGATGCGCTACCTCAAGCGCGAGAAGCAGGAGAAGAAGGCGCGCGAGACCCTCGAGATCTACGCGCCGCTCGCCCACCGCCTGGGCATGAACACCATCAAGTGGGAGCTGGAGGACCTCGCCTTCGCGATCCTCTACCCCAAGATGTACGACGAGATCGTCCGGCTGGTGGCCGAGCGGGCTCCGAAGCGTGACGAGTACCTGGCCATAGTGACCGACGAGGTCCAGCAGGACCTGCGGGCCGCCCGCATCAAGGCGACCGTCACCGGACGTCCGAAGCACTACTACAGCGTCTACCAGAAGATGATCGTCCGCGGTCGTGACTTCGCGGAGATCTACGACCTGGTCGGCATCCGCGTCCTCGTCGACACGGTCCGCGACTGCTACGCCGCCCTCGGCACCGTGCACGCGCGATGGAACCCGGTCCCCGGCCGGTTCAAGGACTACATCGCGATGCCCAAGTTCAACATGTACCAGTCGCTGCACACGACGGTCATCGGACCCAACGGCAAGCCGGTCGAACTCCAGATCCGTACGTTCGACATGCACCGCCGAGCCGAGTACGGCATCGCCGCGCACTGGAAGTACAAGCAGGAGGCCGTCGCCGGCGCCTCCAAGGTGCGCTCGGACCAGCCGAGGACCACCGGCAAGGACGACCACCTCAACGACATGGCCTGGCTGCGGCAGCTCCTTGACTGGCAGAAGGAGACCGAGGACCCCGGCGAGTTCCTGGAGTCGCTGCGCTTCGACCTGTCCCGCAACGAGGTCTTCGTCTTCACACCGAAGGGCGACGTGATAGCGCTGCCGGCCAGCGCGACCCCCGTCGACTTCGCGTACGCGGTCCACACCGAGGTCGGCCACCGCACCATAGGCGCCCGGGTCAACGGCCGTCTGGTCCCCCTCGAATCCACCCTGGACAACGGCGACCTGGTGGAGGTCTTCACCTCCAAGGCGGTCGGCGCGGGCCCCTCCCGCGACTGGCTCGGCTTCGTGAAGTCGCCACGCGCGCGTAACAAGATCCGCGCCTGGTTCTCCAAGGAGCGGCGCGACGAGGCGATCGAACACGGCAAGGACGCCATCGTCCGCGCGATGCGCAAGCAGAACCTGCCGATCCAGCGCATCCTCACCGGCGACTCGCTCGTCACGCTCGCGCACGAGATGCGCTACCCCGACATCTCCGCGCTCTACGCGGCCATCGGCGAGGGGCATGTCTCCGCGCAGAGCGTGGTGCAGAAGCTCGTCCAGGCTCTGGGCGGCGAGGAGGCGGCCACCGAGGAGATCGACGAGGTCGTACCGCCCACCCGCAGCCGCAAGCGGCGCGGCAGCAACGACCCCGGTGTCGTGGTCAAGGGCGTCGACGACGTCTGGGTCAAGCTCGCCCGCTGCTGTACACCCGTCCCCGGCGACCCCATCATCGGCTTCGTCACCCGCGGCAGTGGCGTATCGGTTCACCGCAACGACTGCGTCAACGTGGAGTCGCTGTCCCGCGAGCCCGAGCGCATCCTCGAGGTCGAGTGGGCACCCACGCAGTCCTCGGTCTTCCTGGTCGCCATACAGGTCGAGGCCCTGGACCGCTCCCGCCTGCTGTCGGACGTCACCCGCGTCCTGTCCGACCAGCACGTCAACATCCTGTCGGCCGCCGTCCAGACCTCCCGCGACCGCGTCGCCACCTCCCGCTTCACCTTCGAGATGGGCGACCCGAAGCACCTGGGCCACGTCCTGAAGGCCGTACGGGGCGTGGAGGGCGTCTACGACGTGTACCGCGTGACCTCGGCCCGCAGGCCGTAA
- a CDS encoding MBL fold metallo-hydrolase has protein sequence MLIAGFPAGAWGTNCYLVAPAAGEECVIIDPGHQATQGVEETLKKHRLKPVAVVLTHGHIDHVASVVPVCGAHDVPAWIHPEDRYMMADPEKALGRSIGMPLMGELTVGEPDDVKELTDGAKLQLAGVELTVAHAPGHTKGSVTFGLPETADIPPIFFSGDLLFAGSIGRTDLPGGDMAEMLDSLARVCLPLDDSTVVLSGHGPQTTIGQERATNPYLRQLVATGRQERGAGPTTPPRRGL, from the coding sequence GTGCTCATTGCCGGGTTCCCCGCCGGGGCCTGGGGGACCAACTGTTATCTGGTCGCCCCCGCCGCCGGTGAGGAGTGCGTGATCATCGACCCGGGCCACCAGGCCACCCAGGGAGTCGAGGAGACGCTGAAGAAGCATCGGCTCAAGCCCGTCGCCGTCGTCCTCACCCACGGCCACATCGACCACGTGGCCTCGGTCGTCCCGGTGTGCGGCGCGCACGACGTACCGGCCTGGATCCACCCCGAGGACCGGTACATGATGGCCGACCCCGAGAAGGCGCTCGGCCGTTCCATCGGCATGCCGCTCATGGGCGAGCTGACCGTGGGGGAGCCGGACGACGTCAAGGAGCTGACCGACGGCGCGAAGTTGCAGCTGGCGGGAGTCGAGCTGACGGTCGCGCACGCGCCGGGCCATACGAAGGGGTCGGTGACCTTCGGCCTGCCCGAGACGGCGGACATCCCGCCGATCTTCTTCTCGGGCGACCTGCTGTTCGCCGGCTCCATCGGACGCACCGACCTGCCCGGCGGCGACATGGCCGAGATGCTCGACTCGCTGGCCCGCGTGTGCCTGCCGCTCGACGACTCGACCGTGGTGCTGTCCGGCCACGGCCCCCAGACGACCATCGGCCAGGAGCGCGCTACCAACCCGTATCTGCGGCAGTTGGTGGCCACAGGCCGCCAAGAACGCGGAGCGGGTCCGACGACCCCTCCCCGACGAGGATTGTGA
- a CDS encoding DUF349 domain-containing protein, with the protein MSSDPWGRVDETGTVYVRTAEGEQVVGSWQAGTPEEALAYFERKYEGLVVEIGLLEKRVQTTDLSAKDAQVAIDHIREQVDAHHAVGDLDALKKRLDKLVETVEARREERKQQRAKQSDEARHSKEALVTEAEELAQSDQWRAAGERLRALVDTWKGLPRLDRKSDDELWHRFSHARSAFSKRRKAHFAQLDAQREDARKVKEKLVAEAESLSNSTDWGPTAARYRELMADWKAAGRAQREHEDDLWNRFRGAQDVFFAARSSVFAERDAEQSENLKLKEELAEEAEKILPVSDLKAARAAFRSVNERWEGIGHVPRDARPKVEGRMHAVERAIQEAEEAEWRRTNPEARARAAGLTGQLQAAVDKLEGQIETARAQGNNARADKLQRELEGRQALLDQALKGLQEFGG; encoded by the coding sequence GTGAGCAGCGACCCGTGGGGCCGCGTCGACGAGACGGGGACCGTGTACGTGCGTACGGCCGAGGGCGAGCAGGTCGTCGGCTCCTGGCAGGCCGGCACCCCTGAAGAGGCGCTGGCCTATTTCGAGCGCAAGTACGAGGGCCTGGTTGTCGAGATCGGCCTCCTCGAGAAGCGGGTACAGACCACCGATCTGTCGGCGAAGGACGCGCAGGTCGCGATCGACCACATCCGTGAGCAGGTCGACGCACACCACGCGGTCGGTGACCTGGACGCGCTCAAGAAGCGGCTGGACAAGCTCGTCGAGACGGTCGAGGCGCGCCGTGAGGAGCGCAAGCAGCAGCGCGCCAAGCAGTCCGACGAGGCCCGCCACTCCAAGGAGGCCCTGGTCACCGAGGCGGAGGAGCTGGCTCAGTCCGACCAGTGGCGGGCCGCCGGTGAGCGGCTGCGCGCCCTGGTGGACACCTGGAAGGGTCTGCCGCGGCTCGACCGCAAGTCCGACGACGAGTTGTGGCACCGCTTCTCGCACGCCCGCTCGGCGTTCTCCAAGCGTCGCAAGGCCCACTTCGCGCAGCTCGACGCGCAGCGCGAGGACGCCCGCAAGGTCAAGGAGAAGCTGGTCGCGGAGGCCGAGTCGCTGTCGAACTCGACGGACTGGGGTCCCACGGCCGCGCGCTACCGCGAGCTGATGGCCGACTGGAAGGCCGCGGGCCGCGCCCAGCGCGAGCACGAGGACGACCTGTGGAACCGTTTCCGCGGTGCCCAGGACGTGTTCTTCGCCGCCCGTAGCTCGGTGTTCGCCGAGCGCGACGCGGAGCAGTCGGAGAACCTCAAGCTCAAGGAGGAGCTGGCCGAGGAGGCGGAGAAGATCCTGCCGGTCTCGGACCTCAAGGCGGCCCGTGCGGCCTTCCGCTCGGTCAACGAGCGCTGGGAGGGCATCGGCCATGTGCCGCGTGACGCCCGGCCGAAGGTCGAGGGCCGGATGCACGCGGTCGAGCGGGCCATCCAGGAGGCCGAGGAGGCCGAGTGGCGCCGGACGAACCCGGAGGCCCGTGCCCGCGCGGCCGGTCTCACGGGCCAGCTCCAGGCGGCCGTGGACAAGCTCGAGGGCCAGATCGAGACGGCGCGCGCCCAGGGCAACAACGCCAGGGCCGACAAGCTCCAGAGGGAGCTCGAGGGCCGTCAGGCCCTGCTGGACCAGGCGCTGAAGGGTCTGCAGGAGTTCGGCGGCTGA
- the secF gene encoding protein translocase subunit SecF: MSKLGDLGARLHRGEVGYDFVGNRKIWYGVSILITITAILGLAVRGLTMGIEFQGGAVFTTPKTSISVAQAEEYAEEASGHDAIVQKLGSGDEASLRIQIAGIDTPAADKVSAKLAEDMDMKQSDVAGELVGPNWGDQVANKAWQGLVIFLVLVVIYLAIAFEWRMAVAAFIALIHDITITIGIYALVGFEVTPGTVIGLLTILGYSLYDTVVVFDSLKEQTKDITKQTRWTYSDVANRSINSTLVRSINTTVVALLPVAGLLFIGGGVLGAGMLNDISLSLFVGLAAGAYSSIFIATPLVADLKEREPQLKALKKRVLAKRAQADQDQDHAADGSYDDDSEEATPAVVGPRAQAGPRSRGRSGRRR; this comes from the coding sequence ATGTCGAAGCTCGGCGACCTCGGAGCCCGACTCCACCGCGGCGAGGTCGGTTACGACTTCGTCGGCAACCGCAAGATCTGGTACGGCGTCTCCATCCTGATCACCATCACGGCCATCCTCGGCCTGGCGGTGCGCGGCCTGACCATGGGCATCGAATTCCAGGGCGGTGCCGTCTTCACCACCCCGAAGACGAGCATCTCGGTCGCCCAGGCCGAGGAGTACGCGGAAGAGGCCTCCGGCCACGACGCGATCGTCCAGAAGCTCGGCAGCGGCGACGAGGCCAGCCTGCGCATCCAGATCGCGGGCATCGACACTCCCGCGGCCGACAAGGTCTCGGCGAAGCTGGCCGAAGACATGGACATGAAGCAGTCGGACGTCGCCGGTGAGCTGGTCGGCCCCAACTGGGGTGACCAGGTCGCCAACAAGGCATGGCAGGGCCTGGTCATCTTCCTGGTCCTCGTCGTGATCTATCTGGCGATCGCGTTCGAGTGGCGCATGGCGGTCGCCGCGTTCATCGCCCTGATCCACGACATCACGATCACGATCGGCATCTACGCCCTCGTCGGCTTCGAGGTGACGCCGGGCACGGTGATCGGTCTGCTGACGATCCTCGGTTACTCGCTCTACGACACGGTCGTCGTCTTCGACAGCCTCAAGGAGCAGACGAAGGACATCACCAAGCAGACCCGCTGGACGTACAGCGATGTCGCCAACCGCTCGATCAACAGCACGCTGGTGCGTTCCATCAACACCACGGTGGTCGCGCTGCTGCCGGTCGCCGGTCTGCTGTTCATCGGTGGCGGTGTCCTCGGCGCCGGCATGCTGAACGACATCTCGCTGTCGCTGTTCGTCGGTCTCGCGGCCGGTGCGTACTCCTCGATCTTCATCGCCACGCCGCTCGTCGCCGACCTCAAGGAGCGCGAGCCGCAGCTGAAGGCCCTCAAGAAGCGCGTACTCGCCAAGCGGGCCCAGGCCGACCAAGACCAGGACCACGCCGCCGACGGCTCGTACGACGACGACTCCGAGGAAGCCACCCCGGCCGTCGTGGGCCCGCGTGCCCAGGCCGGGCCCCGCAGCCGTGGCCGGAGCGGAAGGCGCCGATGA
- a CDS encoding adenine phosphoribosyltransferase, whose protein sequence is MTDVKELLLSRIRDVADYPQPGVMFKDITPLLADPAAFTALTDALAELAVRNGATKIVGLEARGFILGAPAAVRAGVGFIPVRKAGKLPGATLSQAYDLEYGSAEIEVHAEDLAAGDRVMVIDDVLATGGTAEASLQLIRRAGAEVAGVAVLMELSFLPGRQRLEAVLGGAPLEALITV, encoded by the coding sequence ATGACCGACGTCAAGGAGCTGCTGCTCAGCCGTATCCGTGATGTCGCGGACTATCCGCAGCCGGGCGTGATGTTCAAGGACATCACCCCGCTGCTGGCCGACCCGGCGGCGTTCACCGCGCTGACGGACGCGCTCGCGGAGCTGGCCGTGCGGAACGGCGCCACGAAGATCGTCGGCCTGGAGGCCCGCGGCTTCATACTGGGGGCGCCGGCCGCCGTCCGGGCCGGCGTCGGCTTCATCCCCGTCCGCAAGGCGGGCAAGCTCCCCGGTGCCACGCTCAGCCAGGCGTACGACCTGGAGTACGGCTCCGCCGAGATCGAGGTGCACGCCGAGGACCTGGCCGCGGGCGACCGTGTCATGGTCATCGACGACGTCCTCGCGACCGGCGGTACGGCCGAGGCGTCGCTGCAGCTGATCCGCCGTGCGGGCGCCGAGGTGGCGGGTGTCGCGGTGCTGATGGAGCTGTCGTTCCTGCCGGGGCGGCAGCGGTTGGAGGCCGTGCTCGGCGGGGCGCCGTTGGAGGCGCTGATCACCGTCTGA
- the secD gene encoding protein translocase subunit SecD, with product MAAPKKGRSANAQSRPGRTLALILIAIVALTGGMFASGETTPRLGIDLAGGTSITLEARSGQESAINKTNMDTAVEIMNRRVNGLGVSEAEVQTQGDRNIIVNIPKGTNSEEAREQVGTTAKLYFRPLLQTDSGTTTPSTTPSETSSGSASPSKSSGDKDADKGADKVTSPESSSPTATATSQGRAVTDALKADSTPSSSASESTKASESPKTTDSASPSATPTVDKETQALLDDYNALNCADPKQRAKLGKGKTTDTIIACGQENGGWSKFVLGPVGVDGTEVKKAQAILDTQTAAGWKVVMDFTDAGGDKFTEVTKTLAAQTPPMNQFAIVLDDEVVSHPQVTSAITGGKAEISGSFTQEEAQSLSNMLSYGALPLTFKTASVTTVSPALGGEQLHAGLIAGAIGLALVVIYLVVYYRGLSLIAIASLLVSAIMTYVIMTLLGPAINFALNLPAVCGAIVAIGITADSFIVYFERVRDEIREGRTLRPAVERAWPRARRTILVSDFVSFLSAAVLFIVTVGKVQGFAFTLGLTTVLDVVVVFFFTKPLLTLLARTKFFGNGHKWSGLDPKRLGARPPLRRTRRPAVPADPKEA from the coding sequence GTGGCAGCACCTAAGAAGGGCCGGAGCGCGAACGCCCAGAGCAGGCCCGGGCGCACGCTGGCCCTCATCCTGATCGCCATCGTGGCGCTCACCGGGGGAATGTTTGCCTCCGGAGAAACCACTCCGCGTCTCGGCATCGACCTCGCCGGTGGTACGAGCATCACGCTCGAGGCGCGGAGCGGCCAGGAATCGGCGATCAACAAGACCAACATGGACACCGCGGTCGAGATCATGAACCGCCGTGTCAACGGTCTGGGCGTCTCCGAGGCCGAGGTCCAGACCCAGGGCGATCGCAACATCATCGTCAACATTCCCAAGGGCACGAACTCCGAGGAGGCCCGGGAACAGGTCGGCACCACCGCCAAGCTGTACTTCCGTCCGCTGCTGCAGACCGACAGCGGCACGACGACGCCGAGCACCACGCCGAGCGAGACCTCAAGCGGCAGCGCCTCGCCCAGCAAGTCGAGCGGCGACAAGGACGCGGACAAGGGCGCCGACAAGGTGACCTCCCCCGAGTCCTCCTCCCCGACGGCGACCGCCACCTCGCAGGGCCGCGCGGTGACCGACGCGCTGAAGGCCGACTCCACGCCGTCCTCCAGCGCCTCGGAGTCCACCAAGGCCTCGGAGTCCCCCAAGACGACCGACAGCGCATCGCCGTCCGCGACGCCCACGGTCGACAAGGAGACCCAGGCTCTCCTGGACGATTACAACGCCCTCAACTGTGCCGACCCCAAGCAGCGCGCCAAGCTCGGCAAGGGCAAGACCACGGACACGATCATCGCCTGTGGTCAGGAGAACGGCGGCTGGAGCAAGTTCGTGCTCGGCCCGGTCGGCGTCGACGGCACGGAGGTCAAGAAGGCCCAGGCGATCCTCGACACTCAGACCGCGGCCGGGTGGAAGGTCGTCATGGACTTCACCGATGCCGGCGGCGACAAGTTCACCGAGGTCACCAAGACGCTGGCGGCCCAGACGCCCCCGATGAACCAGTTCGCGATCGTCCTCGACGACGAGGTCGTCTCGCACCCCCAGGTGACCAGCGCGATCACCGGCGGCAAGGCCGAGATCTCCGGCAGCTTCACTCAGGAAGAGGCTCAGAGCCTCTCCAACATGCTGTCGTACGGCGCCCTCCCGCTCACCTTCAAGACGGCGAGCGTCACCACCGTCAGCCCCGCACTCGGCGGTGAGCAGCTGCACGCCGGTCTGATCGCCGGTGCGATCGGTCTGGCCCTCGTCGTGATCTACCTGGTCGTCTACTACCGCGGCCTGTCGCTGATCGCCATCGCGTCGCTGCTGGTCTCCGCGATCATGACCTACGTGATCATGACCCTGCTCGGTCCGGCCATCAACTTCGCGCTGAACCTGCCGGCCGTGTGTGGTGCGATCGTCGCGATCGGTATCACGGCGGACTCGTTCATCGTGTACTTCGAACGCGTGCGTGACGAGATCCGCGAGGGCCGCACGCTGCGCCCCGCCGTCGAGCGGGCCTGGCCGCGTGCCCGGCGCACGATCCTGGTCTCCGACTTCGTGTCGTTCCTCTCCGCCGCGGTGCTCTTCATCGTCACCGTCGGCAAGGTCCAGGGCTTCGCGTTCACGCTCGGTCTGACCACCGTGCTCGACGTCGTGGTGGTGTTCTTCTTCACCAAGCCGCTGCTGACGCTGCTCGCCCGTACGAAGTTCTTCGGGAACGGCCACAAGTGGTCCGGTCTCGACCCGAAGCGACTGGGCGCCCGGCCGCCGCTGCGCCGCACGCGCCGTCCCGCCGTCCCCGCCGACCCGAAGGAGGCCTGA
- the yajC gene encoding preprotein translocase subunit YajC, with translation MSLMTLLPFVVLIGAMVLMTRSAKKKQQQAVDMRNQLQPGSGVRTIGGMYATVKEVNEDTVLLDAGPGVDLLFAKNAIGAVLTDDEYNRIVHGIEHDLKSDVVPDDASSLTETDEPSDDASSASDDKPIDLGKKDAADDATDEPAEAKADEGEAEPKKTDGESDAK, from the coding sequence GTGAGTCTCATGACCCTCCTCCCGTTCGTCGTGCTCATCGGGGCCATGGTCCTGATGACCCGATCGGCCAAGAAGAAGCAACAGCAGGCCGTAGACATGCGGAACCAGTTGCAGCCCGGTTCCGGCGTCCGCACCATCGGGGGCATGTACGCCACGGTGAAGGAGGTCAACGAGGACACGGTCCTCCTCGACGCCGGGCCGGGCGTCGATCTGCTCTTCGCCAAGAACGCCATCGGTGCCGTCCTGACCGACGACGAGTACAACCGCATCGTCCACGGCATCGAGCACGACCTGAAGTCCGACGTCGTCCCGGACGACGCCTCCTCCCTCACCGAGACCGACGAGCCCTCCGACGACGCTTCTTCCGCTTCCGACGACAAGCCCATCGACCTCGGCAAGAAGGACGCGGCGGACGACGCGACCGACGAGCCCGCCGAGGCGAAGGCCGACGAGGGCGAAGCGGAGCCGAAGAAGACCGACGGCGAGTCCGACGCGAAGTAG
- a CDS encoding peptidylprolyl isomerase, translating to MVSQEQRRRQLAREKFLRQQQRRTSARRQARVRNAVIASVLGVILVGSVALYTTDVLKGDDKKDNASAEVTPSASPSKAPDPCKKAAKGKVKELTFKKEPALTIDKSAQYTMDLQTTCGVIDIALDAAKAPHTVNSFDFLLNKGYLDHTKCHRLTTQGIYVLQCGDPQGTGMGGPGYTIPDENLKDSRLKGDTYPAGTVAMANQYNAQTKEGRDSGGSQFFLVFQDSPLPANYTPFGTVSESGMKVLKKIADAGENTGMGDGAPNATVVIDKATVKKS from the coding sequence GTGGTCAGCCAGGAGCAGCGGCGGCGTCAGCTCGCCCGGGAGAAGTTCTTGCGGCAGCAGCAGCGGCGCACGTCCGCGCGACGCCAGGCACGAGTCCGCAACGCCGTGATCGCCTCGGTTCTCGGTGTGATCCTGGTGGGCAGCGTGGCGCTGTACACGACCGACGTCCTCAAGGGCGACGACAAGAAGGACAACGCGAGCGCGGAGGTCACGCCCAGCGCCTCGCCGAGCAAGGCGCCGGACCCGTGCAAGAAGGCGGCCAAGGGCAAGGTGAAGGAACTCACCTTCAAGAAGGAACCCGCCCTCACGATCGACAAGAGCGCCCAGTACACGATGGATCTGCAGACGACCTGCGGTGTCATCGACATAGCGCTGGACGCGGCGAAGGCCCCGCACACCGTGAACTCGTTCGACTTCCTGCTCAACAAGGGGTACTTGGACCACACCAAGTGCCACCGCCTCACCACGCAGGGCATCTACGTCCTCCAGTGCGGCGACCCGCAGGGCACCGGCATGGGTGGTCCGGGCTACACGATCCCGGACGAGAACCTGAAGGACTCGCGTCTGAAGGGCGACACGTACCCGGCGGGCACGGTGGCCATGGCCAACCAGTACAACGCCCAGACGAAGGAGGGCCGCGACTCCGGCGGCAGCCAGTTCTTCCTCGTCTTCCAGGACAGTCCGCTTCCGGCCAACTACACACCGTTCGGAACAGTTTCCGAATCGGGCATGAAGGTCCTGAAGAAGATCGCCGACGCGGGTGAGAACACGGGCATGGGCGACGGAGCGCCCAACGCGACCGTCGTGATCGACAAGGCGACTGTCAAGAAGTCCTGA
- the hisS gene encoding histidine--tRNA ligase: protein MSTFQAPKGTYDLLPPDSAKYLAVREAIATPLRNSGYGYIETPGFETVELFARGVGESTDIVTKEMYAFETKGGTKLALRPEGTASVLRAALEANLHKVGNLPVKLWYSGSYYRYERPQKGRYRHFSQVGAEAIGAEDPALDAELIILADQAYRSLGLRNFRILLNSLGDQECRPVYRAALQDFLRGLDLDEDTLRRAEINPLRVLDDKRESVQKQLSGAPLLRDYLCDACKAYHEEVRELITAAGVAFEDDPKLVRGLDYYTRTTFEFVHDGLGSQSAVGGGGRYDGLSEMIGGPALPSVGWALGVDRTVLALEAEGVELELPASTSVFAVPLGEEARRVLFAKVTELRKVGIAADFSYGAKGLKGAMKNANRSGARYAIVAGERDLAEGVVQLKDMESGEQTAVGVNELVAELESRLG, encoded by the coding sequence GTGAGCACCTTTCAGGCCCCCAAGGGCACGTACGACCTGCTGCCGCCCGACTCCGCCAAGTACCTCGCCGTCCGCGAGGCGATCGCGACGCCGCTGCGCAACTCCGGCTACGGCTACATCGAGACGCCCGGCTTCGAGACTGTCGAACTGTTCGCGCGCGGTGTCGGTGAGTCCACCGACATCGTGACCAAGGAGATGTACGCCTTCGAGACCAAGGGCGGCACCAAGCTCGCCCTGCGCCCCGAGGGCACCGCCTCCGTGCTGCGCGCGGCCCTGGAAGCCAACCTGCACAAGGTCGGCAACCTCCCGGTCAAGCTCTGGTACTCGGGCTCGTACTACCGCTACGAGCGCCCCCAGAAGGGCCGTTACCGCCACTTCTCCCAGGTCGGCGCCGAGGCGATCGGCGCCGAGGACCCCGCGCTGGACGCCGAGCTGATCATCCTGGCCGACCAGGCGTACCGCTCGCTGGGCCTGCGGAACTTCCGCATCCTCCTCAACAGCCTGGGCGACCAGGAGTGCCGTCCGGTGTACCGGGCCGCGCTGCAGGACTTCCTGCGGGGCCTGGACCTCGACGAGGACACGCTGCGCCGCGCCGAGATCAACCCCCTTCGGGTCCTCGACGACAAGCGCGAGTCGGTCCAGAAGCAGCTGTCGGGTGCGCCCCTCCTGCGGGACTACCTGTGCGACGCGTGCAAGGCGTACCACGAAGAGGTGCGCGAGCTGATCACGGCCGCGGGCGTCGCCTTCGAGGACGACCCGAAGCTGGTGCGCGGCCTCGACTACTACACCCGTACGACCTTCGAGTTCGTCCACGACGGCCTGGGCTCCCAGTCCGCGGTGGGCGGCGGCGGCCGGTACGACGGCCTCTCCGAGATGATCGGCGGCCCCGCGCTGCCTTCGGTGGGCTGGGCCCTCGGCGTCGACCGCACGGTCCTCGCCCTGGAGGCGGAGGGCGTCGAACTCGAACTCCCCGCGTCCACCAGCGTGTTCGCGGTGCCGCTCGGGGAAGAGGCCCGTCGGGTCCTGTTCGCCAAGGTCACCGAACTGCGCAAGGTCGGGATCGCGGCCGACTTCTCGTACGGCGCCAAGGGCCTCAAGGGCGCGATGAAGAACGCCAACCGCAGCGGGGCCCGCTACGCGATCGTGGCCGGAGAGCGGGACCTCGCCGAAGGCGTCGTCCAGCTGAAGGACATGGAGTCGGGCGAGCAGACGGCCGTCGGCGTGAACGAACTCGTGGCGGAACTGGAGTCCCGGCTCGGCTGA